In a genomic window of Sardina pilchardus chromosome 20, fSarPil1.1, whole genome shotgun sequence:
- the LOC134067761 gene encoding antimicrobial peptide NK-lysin-like, translated as MTGVSAPFLCVTLILLTCSVWTSHEAGFEEQSLKTESGEEAFPGACRACKWIVKKMRKRIPDGAAEDVIREKLGSVCDKAFILKPACRWLVRKYIDKLTAELSTSDDVRTICVHLKACRPKSQPGFI; from the exons ATGACGGGTGTATCGGCACCATTCTTGTGCGTTACTTTAATTCTTCTGACTTGCTCAG TTTGGACAAGTCATGAAGCTGGTTTTGAGGAGCAAAGTCTGAAG ACTGAGTCAGGTGAAGAAGCATTTCCCGGGGCTTGCAGGGCTTGTAAATGGATTGTAAAGAAGATGAGGAAAAGAATCCCTGATGGAGCTGCTGAG GACGTCATCAGAGAGAAGCTGGGAAGTGTGTGCGATAAAGCTTTCATACTGAAACCTGCATGCCGATGGCTTGTGAGGAAATACATTGACAAGTTGACGGCGGAACTCTCCACATCAGATGATGTGAGGACCATCTGTGTCCATTTGAAGGCCTGCAG GCCAAAGTCTCAACCAGGCTTCATCTGA